A genomic window from Melopsittacus undulatus isolate bMelUnd1 chromosome 7, bMelUnd1.mat.Z, whole genome shotgun sequence includes:
- the ZGRF1 gene encoding LOW QUALITY PROTEIN: 5'-3' DNA helicase ZGRF1 (The sequence of the model RefSeq protein was modified relative to this genomic sequence to represent the inferred CDS: inserted 1 base in 1 codon) translates to MSSQEFTVLYTHQKLKKSKTWQDGILKIRNGSNKAVLFDDKGQCLESIFIKSQVNAGDCLESERYLITVEAVKVNEKSFEDQPREAETPTVDRNGVKPGVPPPRHLSVGLKMISTNFRGPRQVEKITSTMEEGEKPTMLPLSKQSEGAFPSKLYGTSPLFSTICQKDAKTSWSADFHEDKCTENNSKRMSPPSLLSAPFLDRCEETEKQNPDQSAIMRPESPLISRHTKSSSWRGAHEAMSHSIRSTAQILALLKSKPAQGYRQQTSQGTECLSRFQASENTDSVYRRKTTILSTFSGKPAKRLMENIQHLPCTKGPAYDNKECNADMLLNLAGQPCDKDVTGQRLDKKTNNLSQDLQDSCSTSSCFLPESTMSRVSDSQFVSSSGDILYSAHPITLEKNLSRYKEHLGSNNLEENSSMKLQSVFQPKQASERSLELSADLILTGTGTVKEELSMHSEDCPDEQVMEVNFNLLEAFDFNDTDNEDLCERAQNKLTAGDNLSQSPSCLRGGDGAQNAALRLHSCCEVVAHSKNEELKCLALNRQNDGSHYTGSITSQLCDSDVIDTGRIAEDSENQTRIAVELLGDGHDIKEINEREVSIEATIDKKDPDGCAVHTINGTSWMKSKQPDLSLGDTNINECHPKTSMFEKAESISCISTSRIISAMDKNTEKDVIQLGCVKCPDVDLEHFCGTESDDIKADSPLLALPQKPDPSCASFQYIAENPQKVFVIPHKEDSLLSRSSTCPLEKSHSFPEETAISETEFENAESINAFHEACKGEQLGMDCRKCPAMADNSSFLHLVDNVAFLGALTQHSTALESLEKMEGSNSMLYEAETSEEISETLVKDEAIKQFTEMPYSESIKASSHFDSSGLMPNHVLNLLQKKASILPTSFYQRXPETPDCQPKAVVFQGHQVRGSAASEITSRAPCSQLGGQHYTGNMEFAAERFLSPLFSSNDVLSDFRQSPDSGSLHGNTSFIGKENFQKKPDITEESNPDQSSLALNMCSEFPPWTVSGSPSLSDLRQTQWTSWKPSKIISSAQMTSSLDPDLTVSPASGSEESIGGIQEPLKQRILPNGLELSDFIFTQEKSSHPEDCNLSRVKPPVKRQTPFVTLPATEKVPDTVYSTDSEEAQQPFGSSVVNLCNKSEVFPISAFGPKDRNYETSVFGEYKEKRQRESVQPVFPNVTSQYRKSKWLKYQKSAQCDLITVNSNGREVTDDICAENLLGILVGDTGECSTVNKSTPYSAALLTAKSTLGKCSANTNHQDLISERKLLSPHFCQTPLSEATQKVLSHLSCHTATGSSQDISICELSFPHVDKVKHANLPKRKTFIPATFQSHVQYKQIFKAALIEQLNIMLFELSQRFHKALSKVDISFYISLKDKQTESKESCVPLCHHMHPAKLVMAKKGQNKGRLFYTCDAPKAEQCSFFKWIEDMNPTQTKSRPSVVLHDIKSIGTYLRSQKISLYEECQLSVREGFEIQTQSCRKFKKLMDKPARFDDDSKTKLYLKLSRKEHYSLYSKDDIWVVSKTLNFDPLDTFIATSTFFGPSSTNEIELLPLTGYCPSDWRSDMFVHALLVCNASGELASLRNIEEHFNPSTLPLIPYLLKMNFDFETDTDRVKKSKFTPPALSLKRTTMDRPVSTEVAMGLAKKIIQTFSLNPDQATSLLHIAQMMTSCENTNPVQERQIFPITIIHGGFGAGKSYLLSVVILFLVQLFESSKAMEGSRPAPWKVLIASSTNTAVDRVLLCLLDLGFEDFIRVGSIRKITKAILPHSLHAGSINENDQLKELLTLMKEDLTPAEKIYVRKSIEQHKLGTNKTILQQVKVVGVTCAACLFPCLNSLQFPVVILDECSQMTEPASLLPIARFQCEKLVIVGDPKQLPPTIQGSESVHEKGLEQTLFDRLCLMGHKAIVLRTQYRCHPAISAIANDLFYDGNLIDGISEEDRSPLLDWLPTLCFYNVNGVEQIERDNSFYNMPEAHFTVKLTQALIGSGIEGSAVGVITLYKSQMRKIQNLLCGVHTKLSKIKAVKVSTVDAFQGSEKEIIVLSCVRTRQMGFIDSEKRMNVALTRARRHLLIIGNLSCLSRNRLWGRVIHHCKEWENGLQHVSQCEQWLNDILKSYWEDQKEEKQSKKEE, encoded by the exons ATGTCTTCTCAAGAATTTACT GTATTATACACTCaccaaaaactgaaaaaatcaaAAACGTGGCAAGATGGAATTCTGAAGATCAGAAATGGCAGTAATAAG GCTGTCTTGTTTGATGATAAAGGACAATGTTTGGAGAGtattttcataaaatcacag GTGAATGCTGGAGACTGTTTAGAAAGTGAACGCTATTTGATCACAGTTGAAGCAgtaaaagtgaatgaaaaatcTTTTGAAGACCAGCCAAGGGAAGCAGAAACTCCAACAGTGGATAGGAATGGTGTAAAACCCGGTGTCCCACCTCCAAGGCATCTGTCTGTTGGCTTGAAAATGATATCTACG AATTTCCGAGGGCCACGTCAAGTTGAAAAGATAACATCAACAatggaagagggagaaaaaccaACAATGTTGCCTTTATCCAAGCAGAGTGAGGGGGCTTTTCCATCAAAGCTTTATGGTACCTCTCCATTATTTTCTACGATTTGCCAGAAGGATGCAAAAACAAGTTGGTCTGCAGACTTTCATGAAGATAAATGTACAGAGAATAACAGCAAACGCATGTCTCCCCCCTCACTACTTTCAGCTCCATTTCTTGACAGATGTGAGGAGACAGAGAAGCAAAACCCTGATCAGTCAGCCATTATGAGGCCTGAATCTCCTCTAATTTCTAGGCACACCAAATCTAGTAGTTGGAGAGGTGCTCATGAGGCAATGTCACACAGCAtcaggagcacagcacagatTCTGGCTCTTTTGAAGTCTAAACCAGCCCAAGGATACAGACAGCAAACATCTCAAGGCACAGAATGTCTTTCTAGGTTTCAGGCATCGGAAAACACAGATAGCgtatacagaagaaaaaccacAATCCTATCTACATTTTCAGGCAAGCCTGCCAAAAGACTCATGGAAAATATTCAGCATCTGCCTTGTACGAAGGGACCCGCATATGATAACAAGGAATGTAATGCTGACATGCTTCTAAATTTAGCTGGACAACCTTGTGATAAAGATGTCACAGGACAGAGACTtgacaaaaagacaaataatttaAGTCAAGATTTACAAGATTCCTGCAGTACCAGTAGTTGTTTCCTACCTGAATCCACCATGAGTAGAGTGAGTGACAGTCAGTTTGTTTCATCCTCAGGTGACATTCTGTATTCAGCACATCCAATCAccttggaaaaaaatctctcCAGATACAAGGAGCATTTAGGAAGTAACAATCTTGAGGAAAATTCATCTATGAAGTTGCAAAGTGTGTTTCAGCCAAAACAAGCTTCAGAAAGAAGTTTGGAGCTCTCTGCAGACCTAATATTGACTGGAACTGGAACTGTAAAGGAGGAATTAAGTATGCACAGCGAAGACTGTCCAGATGAACAGGTGATGGAAGTTAACTTTAATCTACTGGAGGCTTTTGATTTTAATGACACAGACAATGAAGACCTGTGTGAAAGAGCTCAGAATAAGCTCACTGCAGGAGACAACCTTTCACAAAGTCCTAGCTGCTTAAGGGGAGGAGATGGAGCACAAAATGCTGCACTGAGACTTCATTCTTGCTGTGAAGTAGTGGCACACAGTAAAAACGAAGAACTCAAATGTTTAGCACTTAACAGACAGAATGATGGAAGTCACTACACTGGGAGTATAACATCTCAGCTTTGTGACAGCGATGTCATAGACACAGGTAGAATTGCAGAAGACtctgaaaaccaaaccagaattGCAGTGGAACTTTTGGGTGATGGCCATGACATAAAAGAGATTAATGAAAGGGAAGTAAGTATTGAAGCCACAATTGACAAGAAGGATCCTGATGGCTGTGCAGTGCATACCATTAATGGCACGTCATGGATGAAAAGCAAGCAGCCTGATCTTTCACTTGGTGACACAAATATTAATGAATGTCACCCTAAAACCAGTATGTTTGAAAAAGCTGAAAGTATTTCATGTATTTCTACCAGCAGAATAATTTCTGCAATGgacaaaaatactgaaaaagatgTTATACAGCTTGGATGTGTGAAATGCCCAGATGTTGATCTAGAACACTTCTGTGGTACTGAGAGTGATGACATTAAAGCAGACAGTCCTTTGCTGGCTTTGCCACAAAAACCAGATCCTAGTTGTGCCTCATTTCAATACATTGCAGAAAACCCTCAAAAGGTATTTGTCATTCCACATAAGGAGGATAGTCTCCTTTCCAGAAGTTCTACCTGCCCTTTAGAAAAAAGCCATTCATTTCCAGAGGAAACAGCAATATCTGAAACTGAGTTTGAAAATGCAGAGAGCATAAATGCTTTTCATGAAGCTTGCAAAGGTGAACAGTTAGGAATGGATTGCAGGAAATGCCCAGCAATGGCTGACAATTCATCATTTCTTCATTTGGTGGACAACGTCGCTTTTCTAGGAGCTTTAACTCAACATAGCACAGCACTAGAAAGCTTAGAAAAGATGGAGGGAAGTAATAGCATGTTATATGAAGCGGAGACTTCTGAAGAGATATCTGAAACCCTTGTGAAAGATGAAG CTATAAAACAGTTTACAGAAATGCCTTACTCAGAAAGTATAAAGGCATCTTCACACTTTGATTCTTCTGGCCTTATG CCCAACCATGTGCTcaatttattacagaaaaaagcaTCTATTCTACCAACATCTTTCTACCAAA GACCCGAGACACCTGACTGCCAGCCAAAG GCTGTTGTGTTTCAAGGGCACCAAGTAAGGGGATCAGCAGCTAGTGAGATAACGTCAAGAGCTCCCTGCTCACAGCTGGGAGGGCAACACTACACAGGTAATATGGAGTTTGCAGCTGAGAGATTCTTGTCACCCCTGTTTTCAAGCAATGATGTCCTTTCTGACTTCAGACag TCTCCAGATTCAGGAAGTCTCCATGGGAATACCAGTTTTATTGGGAAAGAGAATTTTCAGAAGAAGCCTGACATTACTGAAGAGTCAAACCCAGATCAGTCCT CATTGGCACTGAACATGTGTTCTGAATTTCCACCATGGACAGTGTCAGGCTCACCATCACTTTCTGACTTGAGACAAACACAGTGGACTTCATGGAAACCCAGTAAG ATAATTTCATCAGCACAAATGACTTCCTCACTTGATCCAGACCTCACAGTTTCTCCAGCTTCAGGAAGTGAGGAATCCATTGGAGGCATCCAGGAGCCCCTGAAACAGAGGATCTTGCCAAATGGACTGGaactttcagattttattttca CACAGGAGAAATCCAGCCATCCAGAGGACTGCAACCTCTCAAGAGTCAAACCCCCAGTTAAAAGACAAACTCCATTTGTCACTCTTCCTGCCACTGAGAAGGTTCCTGACACAGTTTATTCAACTGACAGTGAGGAGGCCCAGCAACCTTTTGGCTCTTCGGTAGTCAATTTATGCAACAAGTCAGAGGTATTTCCTATCAGTGCTTTTGGCCCCAAGGACAGAAATTATGAAACCTCTGTGTTTGGAGAGTATAAGGAAAAGAGACAAAGGGAATCTGTTCAACCAGTGTTCCCTAATGTCACTTCACAATATAGAAAAAGCAAGTGGCTAAAATATCAAAAAAGTGCTCAGTGTGACTTGATAACTGTAAACAGCAATGGTAGGGAAGTGACTGATGACATATGTGCTGAAAACCTCCTTGGAATTCTGGTGGGTGACACAGGAGAGTGCAGCACTGTGAATAAAAGCACTCCCTATTCTGCAGCTCTACTGACAGCAAAGAGCACCCTTGGTAAATGCTCTGCAAATACCAACCACCAAGATTTGATTTCAGAGAGGAAGTTACTTTCTCCACACTTCTGTCAGACACCTTTGTCTGAAGCAACACAAAAGGTGTTAAGTCATCTGAGCTGCCACACTGCAACAGGATCCAGCCAG GATATTTCAATTTGTGAGTTGTCTTTTCCTCATGTGGATAAAGTAAAACATGCAAACCTTCCTAAAAGGAAGACTTTCATACCAGCCACGTTTCAGTCTCATGTTCAGtacaaacagatttttaaagctgctcTGATAG AACAATTGAACATAATGCTATTTGAGTTGTCCCAAAGATTCCACAAAGCCCTTTCAAAAGTGGATATATCATTCTACATTTCATTGAAAGATAAGCAAACTGAGAGCAAGGAAAGCTGTGTTCCACTGTGCCATCACATGCATCCTGCTAAGCTTGTTATGGCTAAAAAAGGTCAAAACAAG GGTCGTTTATTCTATACCTGTGATGCTCCCAAAGCTGAGCAGTGTTCATTTTTCAAGTGGATAGAAGACATGAACCCCACACAGACAAAATCCAGACCTAGCGTAGTACTTCATGATATAAAAAGTATTGGGACATACCTCCGAAGTCAAAAGATTTCTCTCTATGAGGAATGCCAGCTTTCAGTGAG GGAAGGCTTTGAAATTCAAACACAGTCGTGTAGGAAGTTCAAGAAACTGATGGATAAACCTGCCAGATTTGATGATGATTCCAAAACCAAATTATACCTCAAACTAAGCAGAAAGGAGCATTATTCTCTCTACAGCAAAG ATGATATTTGGGTTGTTTCCAAGACTCTCAACTTTGATCCCCTTGATACTTTCATTGCAACTAGTACTTTCTTTGGACCATCCTCCACCAATGAAATAGAATTGCTACCACTGACAGGCTACTGTCCTTCAGACTGGAGATCAGATA TGTTTGTTCATGCCCTGCTGGTTTGCAATGCTAGTGGTGAGCTTGCATCTTTAAGAAATATAGAGGAGCACTTCAATCCATCTACATTACCGCTAATACCATATCTACTAAAAAT GAATTTTGATTTTGAAACTGATACTGATAGAgtcaagaaaagcaaatttacTCCACCTGCCCTCAGCCTGAAACGCACAACAATGGACAGACCGGTCAGCACTGAAGTGGCAATGGGATTAGCTAAAAAGATTATCCAAACATTCTCATTGAACCCAGATCAAGCTACATCACTGCTTCACATAGCTCAGATGATGACCTCCTGTGAAAACACCAATCCAGTGCAAGAACGTCAGATCTTCCCTATCACAATCATACATG GTGGTTTTGGAGCTGGGAAGAGCTATCTGCTGTCTGTTGTGATCTTGTTCCTAGTACAGCTCTTTGAAAGCAGTAAAGCTATGGAGGGTTCAAGGCCAGCTCCATGGAAAGTTCTGATTGCTTCTTCTACCAACACTGCTGTTGACAGGGTACTCCTGTG TCTACTCGATCTTGGATTTGAGGATTTTATCAGAGTGGGAAGCATCAGAAAAATCACTAAAGCAATTCTACCCCACAG TTTACATGCTGGCTCAATCAACGAAAATGATCAGCTAAAAGAACTCCTTACTCTAATGAAAGAAGATTTAACTCCAGctgaaaaaatatatgtaagGAAGAGTATTGAGCAACACAAACTGGGGACCAATAAAACCATACTGCAACAG GTGAAAGTGGTTGGAGTGacctgtgctgcctgcctgtTCCCTTGTCTGAATTCTCTTCAGTTTCCTGTTGTGATTCTAGATGAGTGCAGTCAGATGACTGAAcctgcttctctccttcctATTGCAAG GTTTCAATGTGAAAAGCTAGTCATTGTTGGAGACCCTAAGCAGTTGCCACCAACTATTCAGGGATCTGAGAGTGTTCATGagaagggactggagcagaCTCTCTTTGACCGGCTTTGTCTAATG GGACATAAAGCAATAGTTCTTCGCACACAGTACCGATGCCACCCTGCCATCAGTGCCATAGCCAATGACCTGTTCTATGATGGAAATCTGATAGACGGCATTTCTGAGGAAGATCGGAGTCCTTTACTGGACTGGCTCCCAACACTGTGCTTTTATAATGTTAATGGGGTAGAGCAA ATTGAAAGAGACAACAGCTTTTATAACATGCCAGAAGCTCATTTCACAGTCAAGCTTACCCAGGCTCTGATTGGCAGTGGAATAGAAGGATCTGCAGTCGGTGTGATTACTCTTTATAAGTCACAGATGCGTAAG ATTCAGAACTTGCTCTGTGGAGTACATACCAAGCTTTCCAAAATTAAAGCTGTCAAGGTGTCCACTGTAGATGCATTCCAAGGATCTGAGAAGGAGATCATTGTTTTGTCTTGTGTAAGAACAAGGCAGATGGGGTTCATAGACTCGGAAAAGCGAATGAACGTTGCGCTGACAAGAGCAAGGAGACATCTGTTGATCATTGGGAATCTGTCCTGCTTAAGTAGGAACAGACTGTGGGGAAGAGTAATTCATCACTGCAAAG